In a single window of the Amia ocellicauda isolate fAmiCal2 chromosome 20, fAmiCal2.hap1, whole genome shotgun sequence genome:
- the LOC136715893 gene encoding putative ZDHHC-type palmitoyltransferase 6, translating to MHPSPAYAIFEVAQRGNVEECERVVQLDRSLLTRRGWSGFTPLHYAAFQGNRKLSELFLKNGADPNIPSDAGQTAFHLSCRHGDVYVIHLMLKHGADLSIVDHQGKTALHQSVSGGNIIAIRYIEDTGVFSFSDTDKFLVNPLHLAVSTGNIDVVKYLLRNNRCQAHAADNQGMTAMHVAAERGAIEISWILLQQFGFQLLHLKNKGGLTPVDLCRQGTTYRHKQLTKILCDFINQPVEQKPKASYGMYYWALLFPAISGSIVLLIAAVLGKYGGIFCGLVFPSLAKSIFSQYHRMNSYQRLPNPIYLGTFAAGIFHSLLCFFHKIMPIISPVNALLLMSVTHFTAMLWMFRLVLTKDPGRLRRADTDSKFTTIAELVEANQNPYKFCIHCEMIQPDKSRHCKLCNICVLEYDHHCLFLNNCVAKNNHRIFVIFIMELIVAHVIFIVSALYYIYLKYNRPFLTVWTTVISEEVWVLVLTVMNAFTLIWESWLLKEQFEAISMGTTTYFKQNSDRRYSRSLRCRTFFMFLIEDKRRHDFQLERSIDI from the exons ATGCATCCTTCCCCCGCATACGCCATATTTGAAGTCGCTCAAAGGGGAAACGTGGAGGAGTGCGAGAGGGTCGTCCAGCTGGACCGCTCTCTCCTGACACGCAGAG GTTGGAGTGGGTTCACCCCACTTCATTATGCTGCATTTCAGGGGAACAGGAAACTAAGCGAACTGTTCCTAAAAAATGGAGCTGACCCCAACATACCAAGTGATGCCGGGCAAACAGCTTTTCATCTTTCTTGTAG GCATGGTGACGTGTATGTAATCCATCTGATGCTGAAACATGGAGCAGATCTGAGCATTGTTGATCACCAGGGGAAAACAGCACTTCACCAGTCAGTCTCCGGGGGTAATAT AATTGCTATAAGGTACATAGAGGATACTGGGGTCTTCAGTTTTTCGGACACAGATAAGTTTTTAGTCAATCCCCTGCACCTCGCGGTGTCAACTGGAAACATCGATGTCGTGAAGTACTTACTGagaaacaat AGGTGTCAAGCACATGCTGCTGACAATCAGGGTATGACTGCCATGCATGTAGCGGCTGAGAGAGGAGCAATAGAAATAAGCTGGATATTGTTGCAGCAGTTTGGGTTTCAGCtcctgcatttaaaaaacaagggTGGACTTACCCCAGTTGACCTTTGTAGGCAAGGAACAACATACAG ACATAAACAACTTACAAAGATTTTATGTGACTTCATCAACCAACCAGTGGAGCAGAAACCTAAAGCTTCTTATG GCATGTACTACTGGGCCCTTCTGTTCCCTGCCATCAGTGGATCGATTGTCCTCCTGATTGCGGCAGTACTGGGAAAATACGGGGGGATATTTTGTGGGCTGGTATTCCCTTCACTGGCAAAGAGCATTTTCTCACAATATCACAGAATGAACAGCTACCAGAG GCTGCCAAATCCTATCTATCTTGGTACATTTGCAGCTGGCATATTTCATTCATTGCTGTGCTTCTTCCACAAGATCATGCCAA TTATTTCTCCTGTCAATGCATTGCTCCTGATGTCCGTCACCCACTTCACAGCGATGCTCTGGATGTTCCGTCTGGTTCTGACAAAAGATCCAGGGCGGTTACGAAGAGCTGACACTGACTCAAAGTTTACAACAATTGCCGAGCTTGTCGAAGCAAACCAGAACCCGTACAAGTTCTGCATTCATTGTGAG ATGATCCAACCAGACAAATCCAGGCACTGTAAACTTTGCAACATCTGTGTACTTGAATATGACCACCACTGTCTTTTTCTAAACAACTGTGTGGCAAAGAATAACCATCGGATCTTCGTTATCTTCATAATGGAGTTAATAGTTGCACATGTGATCTTTATCGTGTCGGCACTTTATTACATATACCTGAAGTACAATCGGCCTTTCTTGACTGTGTGGACAACAGTTATTAGTGAAGAAGTGTGGGTGTTGGTTCTGACTGTAATGAACGCCTTTACACTGATTTGGGAAAGCTGGCTCCTTAAAGAACAGTTTGAAGCAATATCAATGGGCACCACTAcatacttcaaacaaaactctGACAGACGTTACTCCCGGAGCTTGCGATGCCGaacattttttatgtttctaaTTGAAGACAAAAGGAGACACGATTTCCAGCTAGAGAGATCTATAGACATATAA